The Centroberyx gerrardi isolate f3 chromosome 12, fCenGer3.hap1.cur.20231027, whole genome shotgun sequence genome has a window encoding:
- the gbp gene encoding glycogen synthase kinase binding protein yields the protein MPCRKENYIFLEQSVTVDSKEVDALVTKIGEALQLHNNSANHQKTMSVSVSCLHGLSGGGGGGGGVKPATIINGSTGAAAAALQKRNGCCMRLRNRGHRGSSRASPYNIPGSSDQEWDHIKPWNKKRINVEEDDPHRLLQELILSGNLIKEAVRRLQFSAADCGDFPKAADNVPC from the coding sequence ATGCCTTGTCGGAAGGAGAACTACATCTTTCTGGAGCAGTCCGTCACCGTCGACTCGAAAGAGGTGGACGCGCTGGTTACGAAAATCGGCGAGGCGCTGCAGCTCCACAACAATAGCGCCAACCACCAGAAGACGATGTCCGTGTCGGTGTCCTGCCTGCACGGGctcagcggcggcggcggcggcggcggcggcgtcaAACCGGCGACCATCATCAACGGCAGCACcggagcggcggcggcggcgctgcAGAAACGCAACGGCTGCTGTATGCGGCTCCGGAACCGGGGACACCggggcagcagcagagccagcCCGTATAATATCCCTGGATCTAGCGACCAGGAGTGGGACCACATTAAACCCTGGAACAAAAAGAGGATCAACGTGGAGGAAGACGACCCGCACCGGCTGCTGCAGGAGCTAATTTTGTCGGGGAATCTGATTAAAGAAGCCGTCAGGAGGCTGCAGTTCTCCGCCGCAGACTGTGGAGATTTCCCCAAGGCGGCGGACAATGTACCGTGCTGA